A region of Acipenser ruthenus chromosome 51, fAciRut3.2 maternal haplotype, whole genome shotgun sequence DNA encodes the following proteins:
- the LOC117970445 gene encoding Fc receptor-like protein 5, translating to MQACEVAALILLTVVSCSRQYEEGCPKAVLTLQPAWSQIFTGETVTLSCEVEGGSADWSFKQNRDGREEAWCSDQYTSRYGDSCTISTARHHHSGVYWCEYASGQERSNAVNLTVSNERVILQTPPQPVFEGDTLTLRCRVRPGFKAVGIVFYKDNKELQSRADKERSVDRVSKSDEGSYKCRARWNSRYSGESAEVRVSVRELPQTTLTLEPPFPEIFTGETVTLRCGVEGGSAGWKYLWYKDSEDSPVLQTAGRSITGDSYTITAAAVSDQGQYCCRGQRGDQPCSSQCSDPVTLTVSGEFINTAILLH from the exons atgcaggcttgtgaagtcgctgcactgatat tgctgactgtagtgagctgctccagacagtatgaag AGGGCTGTCCCAAGGCTGTCCTGACCCTGCAGCCTGCCTGGTCACAGATATTCACAGGAGAGACAGTCACTCTGAGCTGTGAGGTGGAGGGGGGCTCTGCTGACTGGAGTTTTAAACAGAACAGAGATGGACGTGAAGAGGCATGGTGCAGTGATCAGTACACGAGTAGATATGGGGACAGCTGCACAATCAGTACAGCTCGGCATCACCACAGTGGAGTGTACTGGTGTGAGTATGCATCAGGACAGGAGCGCAGTAATGCTGTCAACCTAACTGTGTCCA atgaacgagtgatcctgcagactcccccccagcctgtgtttgagggagacactctgactctgaggtgtcgTGTCCGCCCAGGTTTTAAAGCTGTCGGCATTGTCTTTTATAAAGATAATAAAGAGTTACAGTCCCGGGCTGACAAAGAGCGGAGTGTGGATCGTGTTTCAAAAAGTGACGAGGGGTCCTACAAGTGCAGAGCGCGGTGGAACTCCCGTTACTCTGGTGAATcagcagaggtgcgggtgtcagtgagag AGCTGCCTCAGACTACACTCACCCTGGAGCCTCCATTTCCAGAGATATTCACCGGGGAGacagtcactctgaggtgtggggttgaggggggttctgctggctggaaatatctctggtacaaagacagtgaggactctccagtgctccagactgctggacgcagtataactggtgacagctacacaatcactgcagctgctgtgtctgaccagggccagtactgTTGTCGAGGACAAAGAGGAGATCAACCATGTTCCTCTCAGtgcagtgatcctgttacactgactgtgtcaggtgagtttattaacacagcgatcctgttacactga